The DNA region ACCAAAGGAAAAGCAAGATGCGGCCTGGAAGTTCATCAAGTTCCTTACCGATAAGCAACAAACCATTTATTTTGCCCAGCATACCGGATATATGCCGATTCGAAAATCTGCCATTGAAGCGCCTGAAATGGTGAAGTTTTATGAAGAAAATCCGTTCTTCAAAACCACTGTCGACCAACTTCCGTACGGTAGGGGAATCCCGGTTGTGCCTGACTTCGAAAAGATTGAGACTGAAATTCAAAATGCGCTCGGAAAAACCTATGCCGAAAATGTTCCGGCCCAAGAATCAATGAAGGAAGCCGCCGACAAGATACGTGAGCTGTTGAAGAAATAGAGTGTAGCTAAAAAACGAATGACAATTTGATAAAAAAGGACTGAGAAACCATGGGGAAAACGGCTGAGAAGAAAAGTCCTTCGGGACGGCGGGTACTTATTATCGGAACGGACGGATTAAGGCCCGATCAGGTTAAAGCCGATACGATGCCTACGTATTGCCGGTTAATGCAAAGCGGCACGCTGTTCAAATCTTTTTATTCGGCTTTTCCATCGCTGACACGGGTGTGCATGGCCTCATTAACAACTGGATCCTATCCAGGGCAGCATGGTTTGATGGGCAATCTCATGTACGCGCCTCACTTTTCGGAAGACGGACTGCTGCAGACAGGTGACCATCGGGAAATATTGCAATTCCAGCAGCGAACGGGGGAAGAGCTGCTCTTGCGTCCGACGCTCGGGGACAGATTGGCCCAAGCGAACTTGCGCTTGACGGTTTCGGGCGGAAGTTCGCCCGGAGCTTCATTGCTCTGGAATTTTAATCATCCGCAGCATGTCATGAATCCGTCTACCGACTATGGTCTTCCAGAGCTTAGCGAAATGCATGCTGCGCGAGGCCCGGCCGCTGAGGAAACCGATGTTTCGATCCGCAAGAAAGAACGCACTTTATGGGCTGTTCGCACGCTCATTGAACAGCAATTGCCCGATGAACAGAATACCGTTATGGTGCTGTGGCTTCCCGAACCGGATGAAACGCAACATTATTGCGGCATTGGTTCGCAAGAGGCTAAACAAGCCCTAAGGCTAGTGGATCAATATTTGTCCGAGATTTTGGAGGCTGTCTCTCAACTTGGCCTCGAGAATGAATTGGATATCATGCTCATCAGCGATCACGGACATTCGACAGCGAACATGGTCGGTAGTCTGGAGCATTATGTGAATCAAGCCCGGAAAGAATTGAATAGAGAACTGAATTTTATCGCAGTGGACGCTTTTATTTATGGGGACGAGAATCAAGTCGAGGAATTGCAGGCGTTCGCTGACTGGTTATCCGCTCAACCTTGGTGCGGTATGCTATTGGCGAGAGAACCGCTTCATCAGCAACTGAACAATGCTCTGCCTTTGAGTGCAGTGATCGGAAGCATTACTCACGAGAGAGCCCCTCTGTTGGCCGTTGTTCCAGCGTGGACCGATGAAAAAAATCAGGATGGCATTCAAGGCGTTGTTCATTATTTAAACTCCAAGACGGAGAATAAAGCCTACCATGGCTCTATCCGAAATGAGGATATGCGACCGTTTTGCATGGGAATCGGCCCAAGCTTTAAAAAAGGTCATGTGACGGACATTCCGGCAGGCATTATTGACATTGCGCCAACGGCCTTGCATCTGGTTGGGGTCACGGGTGAAAGCGGCTTTACAGGAAGGGTTTTATTTGAAGGTCTGAAAGGTTGCGAAGAGCAGGCAGTTCAGCACGATGCTGTGAAGTATGAAGAATTATATGCGGATTCCGAACGAGTAAAAGGAATTCAGATCGCTAATGTGAATGGATCGACATATCTCACCGATTGTTTTTGTGAAAATACGAAAGAATCTCTTTTGAAAGCCGCAAAGAAAGGATGAGATACGATGTCGACAAATTTTTGGGATAACAAGGAAGCGGACATGCTTGACCTGATCGAGAAGATTGTCAATATCGATAGCGGGACGTTTTATAAAGCGGGTGTGGAGCAGGTGGGGGATGTGCTGGCTTCTGCTTATCAGGCTCTTGGATTTCAGGTTACGGTCGATCAGCAGTCTGAGCGGGGGGATCATTTGGTCATTGTTCATCCTGAGGAACAGCACCCGGACATCTTGATTATTGGACATATGGATACGGTATTTCCTGTGGGTACCGCACAAAGCCGGCCATTTTCACAAGATGAATCCTTTGCTTACGGTCCCGGCATATACGATATGAAGGCCAGCTTGGTCATGACGCTGTTTGCGATAAAATCATTGATTGAACGAGGCGACGAGAGCTTCAAGCGGGTCAAAATCATTCTGAATTCGGATGAAGAGCATGGTTCGATTTATTCCAGGGAATTGATTGAGCGTGAAGCGGCAAGCGTGAAGTATGCGTTGATCGTTGAACCGAGCGATATGACCGGGAGGCTTATAACCGGACGGCGCGGCGGGGGTAAATTCGAATTGCATGTAACCGGTAAGGCGGCGCATTCCGGGGAAGAACCGGAAAAGGGGCGAAGCGCCATTGGCGAACTTGCGCATAAAATTATTCAACTTCATGCGCTGACTGATCCAGGTGCAGGCGTACATGTCAATGTCGGGGTGATTAGCGGCGGAACGACGCCCAACACAATTGCTGCCCATGCCAAGGCTTCAATTGATGTACGAATGGAGACATTGGAACAGGCTATGGAGTTGGAGCGCAAAATCAGAGATATTTGCGGGGCGGCAACGACTGAAGGAACAACGTTAGTCTTGAAAGGCAGTATTACAAGACCGCCGATGATCAAAACTGTGAAATCTGAGCATTTATTGAAAATCGTGCAAGAAGAAGCGCTGCAGCTGGGAGAGTCGTTAACGGATATGAAAATCGGTTCAGGGTCGGACGGAAACCTGACTTCGGCAGTAGGGGTAGCTACGATTGATGCGCTAGGTCCGCGAGGCGGTAACGCGCATACGGCGGAGGAGTTTTTGGATATCGAAAGCTTGGTACCGAGAACAAGGCTGCTGGCTAACCTGATTAAACGATTAAGTCGTGAATAAATGATTAACTTGTATGGATTAAATAAAAATACGAATGTTTTAAGGGGGTACTGCTTTGCGAAACAAGATGAAGCAAAAACTTTTAGCAGGTAAAGCGGCGTTAGGGGTCTCCATTATGATCCCTTCTGTCCAGCTTGTAGAAATGGCCGGGAAACTAGGCTACGATTGGGTGCTGATTGATTGCGAGCATGGTTCCATCACCTTGGAAACCGTTGAATACATGGTCATGGCAGCCGAAGCGAGCAACATTACACCGATCATTAGACCGCAAAAAAACGATCCGGAGCTGATCGGGCAATACATGGATCGTGGTGTGATGGGGATACAAGCGCCCCACGTCAGCTCTGCGGCAGAGGCTCAGGAAATTATCAATGCTGTAAAATACCATCCGATCGGCAAACGAAGCTTGGCCGTGGGAACACGCTCTGCCAATTACGGATTTGGGATTTCGTTAACCGAATATGCCGAGCAGGCTAATGAAGATCTGTTGGTCTGCGTCCAAATTGAGGACAAGGATGCTGTGGATAACCTTGATTCTATCGCTAAAATTGAAGGAATTGATGTGTTGTTTATAGGTCCGTCCGACCTTTCTCAATCTCTTGGACATCCCGGAAATGCCGGGCATCCTGTGGTACAAAAGGTTATGGATGATGCTTTCTCCAAAATCATTAAATTGGGTATGGTAGCGGGTACGGCAGGGAATCTTGAAATAACGCCGAGACGTCTGGAGCATGGGGTTCAATATTACTATACGCATTTAACGACGCTGCTGGCTTATTCATCCTCCGTATTCTTAGGGAATGCCAAGGATTGAATTCTCGAGCTATACACATGAACGGATTTGAGAGGAGCAATATCGTGTCTAATATTATAAAAGCACTTATCCTCTTATTGTGCCGGCTTGGAAGTTGAAATTTACTTTTCCGATGTCAAATCGAGCAGCTGCCATGAATGTAGCAATCTCCAGTTTAATCAGTCGGAGCAATGTTCAGTCTGCTGCTCAAGCTACCATCTCGGCTGTTGATCGAGTTCCATATGTGTTCTGCTCACTTGTTCTTCGGCGAAAGTTATTGACACAGAGCCCAATATGTATATAATCATTCGTAAGGGTCGGATACGGCCTTTATATTTTTCTTTAATTATTAAACAACATTAATTAATTGAATTTAATAAAGGGGAGGAGTGACAGGATGAAGTCGTTTTTGCCAAATGACATTAAGGATGAGAATAGAAAGATCATCTTTGATATTGTGATGCAGAATCCGGAATTGGCGAAGGTCGAAATCGCCGAGAAGACGGCGATGAGCTTTGTAACCGTAAGCAAGATCATCAATTTCTTTGAAGAGATCGGATTGTTGACCGCTACTGGAGAAAGCAGGGAGGGCTCTGGCGGCTTGGGAAGAAAAAGAACGGTATACCGATTTAATGAGAACAGTTATGTAACCGTCGGCATTCAAATCATAGGCAACAGAATCACTGCTCTGCTTATCAATCTTTACAGCAAAATTATCGATTCGTACTCCATCGAGACGGATATTCCGTTTTATAGCGAACAGTTTATCTCGATTTTTGAAGACATGATTTCGGGGATGAAGAATGTAGCAAAAAAAACGAATAGCGTCGTCCTGGGCATCGGGATCGGGGTCGATGGGGCGATAAACACCAGGAAGAAAACGATCAGAATGCGGGTTCAAGACAACAAGGAGCAGGATTACAATTATGAGCTGATCATTGAGAATCTGATTAACCGGGTTGAATTGCCTATTTTCCTTGAAAACGATGTAAACGCTTCTACAGTAGCTGAATTCCGAAATCTGGAGAACTCCGGGGAAATGCTGTCTGATCTGGTCCATATCGCAGTAGGGGACGGGATCGGTGGCGGCCTGATTATCAATAAGGAGCTGCATAGGGGATTCAATGCAAGCGCGGGTGAACTGGAATATATGTGCTTTGACCCGGAGTACAGAAGAACACCGTCCTCCGTCGGCTGGCTCGAGAGCAAGCTGGGGATTCAGCATTTGTTGAGTAGCTATAATCTTAGTTCTGAATCAGACATCAAAGTGTGCGCAGATTATGTAGGCAAGCATCTTGCCCTGACGATGATTAATATCATCAGTCTGCTCGACATCGACCGGATTATTATTAGCGGCAAGACGGTAGCGCTGTTCCCCGAACGGATTCTAGAGAGAACAAGATATTATGTCGGGCAGTATGTAGAGTGGACTCCAACGATAACTTACAGTGATTCGCATCATTCAACAGCTGTCGGAGCTGCCGTACTCTCGCTTCAGCATGAGATGATAAAAGTAATTTCCGGATAGGAAGTGAACGTGATGATAAAAATTTTTGAGACTGAAGAGGATGTTGCAGATGCCATTGCCAGAGAGATGAAAGCGCATCTGGCAGATGAACATCCAGTGTTCTGCTTGGCGTCAGGCAGTACACCGCAGATGAGCTACATGAAATTTGCCGAAGACGACGAGATTCATGCAAGGGTTCAGCAGCTTAAAATTGTCAGCCTGGACGAGTGGGTCGGAATAAGCAGAGAGTCTGAGGGAAGCTGCTATCAAATGCTGAATCAGGATTTATTCTCGCTTGTCCATTTGGACGCCGGACAGATCGAATTTTTTGATGGGACTGCGCCGGATTTGGAGCAGGAATGTCAGAGAATCGACCACTTTATCAATCAGCATCCCATAACGTTCAGTTTGATGGGGGTTGGAATGAATGGACATATTGGCTTGAATGAGCCAGGCTGTCCGTTGCTGGATCACAGCAGTGTCGTAGATTTGTCGGAGACGACCAGAACCGTGGCCCAGAAATATTTCAATCAGCCTGCGGCATTGGACAAAGGAATCACCTTAGGTCTAAGTCAGGTGGCGGGCAGCAAGCGGGTGATTGTAGCGATGACCGGTGAACGCAAAGCCGGGATCGTCAAAGAAATATTTACAAATCCGGAAGCAAAGCTGCCTGCTCAGGAGCTGCTCGGTTATGAACATATTGATTTCTTCCTGGATTCGGAGGCAGCGAAATATATTAAATAGCAATAAAAACTGAGGAGTACACATTATGAGTAACAGTGTCATTGGAGTGGATATTGGAGGAACGAACATACGAGTCGGGTTAGTGAATGAACAGTTGGAATTGGTCCGAAAAGAGACGGCATTGACTAGCGATTTCAGAAGTGCCGATGAAATTTTTAAGTTTGTCAAGCGAGTGATCGAGAAAGTGGATCATCACAAGACGGCGGACAAGATAGGGATTGCCTTGCCTGTTCCTTGGAAGGAACGGACCGAGATTATATATGATGCGACCAACATTCCAAGCCTTGAAGGGACTAATACTGAATTTATAAAGCGTTTTTTTCCCGGTTATGAAGTTTATTTCGAGAATGATGTAAATGTCGTGACACTGCTTGAATCAGAGCATGGCGCGTCCCAGGCGTACGAACAATCGATCTATATTACAGTCAGTACAGGGATCGGCAGCGGAATCATTCTGAATAACCAGGTGCTCCACGGTGCGCATGGCTATGCCGGAGAGATTGGCAGCATGGTAATCGCTGATAACGGCAAGAGCCATTCGCCATTACATCCCGGCACGCTCGAAGCTCTGTGCAGTGGCAGAGCCCTGGAGAAAGAGAGCCAAAATCTGTACGGCAGCGAGGCTACTGCGCATTTATTGTTTGAGAAATACAGGCAGCATGACGAGAAGGCGGCAGGTGTCGTGAATACCTGGGTCGAGTACTTCTCGGGCGCGATTGCTTCATTAATGCAGACGATCGATCCGGATATATTTGTCATTGGAGGAGCAGTCATTCACAATAACCAATGGTTGATCGATAAAATTGTTGAAAGCGCTAAAACCAAAGTGTTTGAGCATTTAAGCGACAAAGTCAAGGTAGCTTTGCCTAAATTCGGCCCAGATGCAGGAGTGATTGGGGCAGGGTACATGGCGTTAAAAAACAATAAAGGAGCATGAACAATATGAAGAAAATGAAAGTTGCGTTAATTGGAGCCGGCAGTGTGTCCTTTGCTTTGGGGGCACTTCAGGATATGGTGCTGTCCGAGCGTTTGAAAACTCAGGCCCAGCTGGAGATTGCCCTGATGGACATTGAAGAAGAAAATGTGGCAAGAACCTATAAATATGCGACAGATATGTTTACCGCCTTCTCGCATCCGGCGAACATTTGGCAGACGACCAACCTGGAAGCAGCTCTGCAGGAGGCTGATTTCGTCATCGTGGCGATTGAGGTAAATCGCTACTTCTATTGGTCGCAGGATTTCCATATTCCTCGCCGCTTTGGAAGCAAGCAAATTTACGGTGAGAACGGCGGTCCTGGCTCGATGTTCCATACACTGCGAAACCTGGGTCCGATGCTGGAAATCGCCCGGACGATGGAACGAGTCTGCCCGGACGCCTGGTTCATTAACTATACGAATCCAGAAGCGAAATTGGTTGAGGCTATCTCGAAACTCACCTCGATCAAAGTCGTCGGTCTATGCCATGGACTGGATATGGGGATCGAGCAGCTCTCCCAATTCCTGGAGATGGATATCGCAGATATCGGAATGGAAGGCGGTGGCTTGAACCACTTCGGTTTCTTCACCAAGATCTGGAACAAGAAGACGGATGAGGATCTGTATCCTTTATTTGATGAGAAGGAGCGGAAGGCCAACCGTCTGGCGCAATTCGAACATGTCGCGCTATCCAGAACGATGTACCGCACTTATGGATATTACCCTTATCCAGGCACCAACCATGTGGGTGAATATATCTCTTATGCGGAGGATTTCTATGCTGGTTTGTCCTTGCAATACCGCTACGATCCAATTCGCGAGAAGTTATGGGAGAAGGATTCCAGAACCCCTGAATTCGTATACAGTGCAAGCGGCAACAATCTGGACCAAGGCTTGTTCTCGAAGGTTCAGACGCAGGAGCTATGGGTGGAAGAGGCCTATATTTTCGATAAGTCGAAGGTTTGCCGCAGCAATGAATATGCAGTTCCGATCATTGAAGCGATTTTCTTCGATGATGAGATTGAATTGAACGCAGTCAATTTACCGAACCACGGTGCAATCAAGGGACTTCCTGACGATATGGTTGTTGAGACCCAGGCGATCGTTAACGGAAGAGGAATTATGCTGAAGCCGATGACGGTAGAACTGCCGACGGCGATTATTGGAACGATTCATATTCAGGGTACGATCCATAAATTGTTGCTCGAGGCTTTTGTGGAGCGATCCAAGACGAAGCTGCTGCAGGCGATCCTGTTGGATCCTCAGTCCCCCACTTATTACCAGGCCTGTGCAATGATCGACGAGATGTGCAAATTGCAGCAAGATATTTTACCTAAGCTGGAATGGAAATAAAGGGGTTTATATGGACAACAAGAAAATCACCGAACTGCTTCAGGAGATGACACTCGCCGAGAAGATTGGACAGCTCTCCCAGACGACCGGGGAACATTACGTCGGCAAAATCGATAGCGAAATGGTTGAGACCGGCCCAGACTTCCCGGGCCATATGCTTGAGGGAGATACGCTATATACGATGGGAAGCATTATCGGCGTGTCGAGCGCCAAGTATACGAACCTGATTCAAAGTGAATATTTGCAGAAGTCACGGCTCAAGATCCCGTTGCTGTTCATGCACGATGCGATACATGGATACAGGACGATTTTTCCAATACCACTTGGACTCTCCTGTACCTGGGATGAGGGAATCGTACAGCAGGCAGCGGCGGATACCGCTTCGGAATTGCGGGCTGCGGGCATACATGTTAATTTCTCTCCGATGGTCGACCTTGTGCGCGACTCCAGATGGGGAAGAGTAATGGAATCCTTTGGCGAGGATCATCTGCTGTCAGGCCATCTTGGCCGGGCGATGATTAGAGGCTATCAGAAAGGCGAGGACGGAGAGATTGCCGAGTCAGGAGTAGCGGCCTGTCTAAAGCATTTTGCGGCGTATGGAGCTGGCATTGGTGGGAAGGACTACAACGCTGTCGATATGTCCTGGAGAGAATTCTATGCCTATTATGGCAAGCCTTATGAAATAGCGCTTCAAGAGAAGCCGAAATTTGTGATGAGTTCATTCAACACGTTCAACGGGGTTCCTGTAACTGCGAGTGAGCAGATGATGAAGGAAATCCTAAGAGGAGCCTATCAATTTGACGATATTGTAATCTCAGATTGGGGGGCAGTCGCCGAACTGCAGAATCACCGCGTTGCTGGCAATGGCAAGGAAGCTGCTGAATTGGCTTTAAAAGCGGGCATTGATATTGAAATGGTCTCGACTTTGTATCTTGAGCATTTTGAACAGATTCTAGAAGAAAATCCGGGGCTGCTCCAGGATATAGATACGGCCGTTCTGAAAATTTTGCAGCTTAAAAATGAAATGGGTTTATTTGAAAATCCTTATGTGGACGAAGCTCGTGAGGACGAAGTCATTCTGAATCCTCGCTTTCTGGATCATACTAAGGACGCTGCCAAGAGAAGCTGTGTGCTGCTGAAAAATGAACAAATGCTGCCTATACGCAAAGAATACAAAAAGATCATCATCGTCGGCCCTTTTGCTGGCAGCAATCAATTCCTGGGCAATTGGCCGTGCAAAGGAAGCTTTGATGATGTAGTTACCTTGGCGGAAGGGCTAAAGCAGGTGGATGATTCATTCAATCTGCAAGTCTATGAATCCCTGAAGGACTGCCCTCAAGCTGAGCTGGAGCAATGCGATTATATTGTTGTAGCGGTTGGGGAGGACTGGAAATTAAGCGGTGAAGGGCATAGCAGTGTGAATATCGAACTGGAGGCCAGCCAGCAGCAGCTGATCCGTGAAGTCAAGCAGACGAACAAACCGTATGCTTGCGTCTTTTTCTCGGGCCGGCCACTCGCGCTACAGAACATTATTGATGATATCCCTGCGCTCTTATGGTGCTGGTATCCGGGTACACAGGCCGGCAGTGCGATTGCTGAGCTGATTACAGGCCAAGCTACTCCGTCGGGCAAACTGACGATGTCGTTCCCGCGTCATTCGGCGCAAGCGCCGATCTATTACAATGAATACAGCACGGGTCGTCCGGCAAATGAATCAAGCTACAGCAGCAGATATCAGGACTGTGAGATCGGGCCTCTGTTCCCGTTCGGGCACGGGCTGACCTATAGCGGTGCGCAGTATTCTGACTTTACAATTTCGCGTGATCATCTGACAGCCGATCAGGAATTGACGATCTCTTTCCAGGTGAGCAATCCAAGCGGGTATAACTATTCTGAAATCGCTATCCTGTACATTGAGGATCTTGTCTCCAAGGCGGTACGTCCTGTGCGCGAGATGAAGAAGTATCAAGTCGTGGACCTACCAGAGCATCAGACCGTTACCGTACAGATGACGCTGGCCTTGGGTGATCTTCTATACTTGGATACCAGCCTGCAGCAAACGGTTGAACCGGGAAAATTCAATATTTATATCAATGATCTTGACTCTCCCGTGTTTACGATAGAATATCGATAAAATCTTGTGAATTCCATTTATCCGAGATGATCACTAGGCCCGCTCAATTATTTAATTAAATTAATTAATTGTGTAAAATTTATCCACCCCAAATTCATAATTTTTGAGGGGGCCTAGCAGATTTTGGAATACGCTTACATGATTCAGAAAGAACTGACAATGCTGTACCTGAAGAGTAAGGAGGCATACGGATGAAATCCAAATTTAAACAACAATTTCTATCCCAGTGGGAGCTTCAAGTGTTGGTCTGGCCGAGCATTATATTGATGATTGTGTTCTCTTTTGTCCCGATGCTCGGATTGATCATCGCCTTTCAGGATTATTCTCCGTTATCCGGTTTTACGGGCTCGGAATTTGTAGGATTGGATAATTTCAAAGCCTTTTTGGGGGACAAAGATTTCTACAATGTGCTGACGAACACGCTAGGCATCAGCCTGATGAAGTTGTTGATCGGTTTTCCGCTGGAGATCGTCCTGGCTATATTGATCAATGAACTCCGATTAGTATTCTTCAAGAAGTTTACGCAAACCATATCTTATTTACCGCACTTCCTGTCATGGGTTATTCTTGGCGGCATGATTACATCCTGGCTTGGTTCGTCGGGACTGGTGAACAGCTTCCTGCTGTCGACGCATCTCATAACTGAACCGATCTCCTTCCTGTCAAATGCGAATGCTTATTGGTGGATCGCGACGTTGTCGGATATTTGGAAAGAGGTTGGCTGGGGAACGATTCTCTATCTCGCTGCCATAACGGGAATTGATCCATCGTTGTATGAGGCGGCGAAGGTCGACGGGGCGAAAATATTGAAAAGAATTTGGTATATCACGATTCCCAGCATCAAAAATATTATCGTGCTGATGTTTTTGCTGCGTGTAGGCTCTATCCTGGGAGCGAATCTGGACCAGACTCTCGTCCTGCAAAATTCTTCGAACATGCTGCGCAGTGAAGTCATCGATTCTTATGTTTATCATTTGGGTCTGGCGCAAGGAGACTTCTCATTCGCGACTGCGGTCGGAATATTCTCGTCCGTCGTATCGGTCACACTGTTGCTGGTAGCCAATTTCTTAACCAAGAAGCTTAGCGATAGTTCAATTTTTTAGAAGGGAGGGAGCTATATGGGGCTGGATAGAGGCGAGAAGATATTTAACGTTTTTAACGTGATATTCATGCTGTTTTTTATTGCCATCATCGTATTACCCTTAATCAATATCATCGCCCTCTCGTTCAATGACGGGTATGACGCGATGAAAGGGGGAATTTATCTATTCCCGAGAGAATTTACGCTGGTAAACTATGAGACCATATTGAAGGATACGACCATTTACAGAGCGTTTGGAGTTACGATAGCCAAAACTGTAATCGGTGTCATCGGGCACTTGGTCATTACAGGGGCCGCAGCCTATGCTCTGAGCAAGTCTTATTTACTGGGAAGAAAGATATTCATCCGTATGGGCGTCATCACGATGTTCTTCAACGGCGGAATGATTCCGTCATTTCTGGTGGCCAAGTCGCTCGGTCTGACGAACAGCTTCTGGGTGTACATTATCCCCGTGCTATTCAGCTTTTACGACATGATCATCCTAATGAACTTCTTCCGAAGCTTGCCGGACTCGATTGAAGAATCAGCCAAGATTGACGGGGCCAGTGTATTACAGGTGTTCTTCAAAATTATTGTCCCGCTTTCTTTCCCGGTGCTGGCGACGATCGCTTTGTTTCACGGGGTATACCAGTGGAATGATTTCTTCGTGGCTAAGCTGTATGTAACGGATAAGTCACTGTATCCGATTCAATATTATTTGTATCAGCTGTTAACGAGCGCAGGCGCTGCGAATTCTGCCAAAGCAGGAGTGTATATTTCCAAGGCTTTTACGACTCAATCTTTACAGCAGGCTACGATGATCGTTACGACCCTTCCTATTATGCTGATTTACCCTTTCCTTCAGAAATACTTTATTAGCGGCATGCTGGTCGGAGGAGTTAAAGAATAATGATAAAAGCGAGGGAGAATGTTATGAAGAAATCGATCATCCTTCTGACTTTGGTTGCATTAGCAGTGTCGTTGACTGCCTGTGGCGGTAAGAAGACAAGTGAAAATTTGCCGGACTCGAAGATTGAAGTGGCCAAAGATACGCCGAGTTGGAAGAACGACAAGGCAAAGGCTGACCTTGACTGGTACATTAATTTCGATTGGTTCGCTCAAGTCTGGGGCAATGATGTGTCTTCCAAATATATTACGGCGGATACCGGAGTAAACATCACTTACTTGGGCGGCAGCGACGACAAGCTAAACACGATGATGGCCTCCGGAGATCTGCCGGATATCATTACTATGGATGGAAGCAACCCATTTGTTAAGGAAGCCGATAAATTTGCGATTCCGCTTGATGTGCTGGCCGAGAAGTATGACCCCTATTTCATGGAAAAAGCGGCCAAGCCGGAAACGCTCAAGTTCTTTACCAGGGACGACGGCCATATTTACGGGTATCCTAACTTCTCGAATACGAAATCGGATTATGAGAAAGGCGGTATCTATGCCAATCAGGGATTTCTGGTGCGGAAAGATATGTATGAACAGCTCGGCAAGCCTGATATGACCACGCCGGAAGGATTTATTTCGGCATTGGAAGCTGCGCAGAAGGTGGGCGTGAAGGATGAACTGGGAAAAACGATTATTCCGATCGGGGTGACTCCTTTTACGGGAGATAGCTCTGAGAAGAACGGGGTATTCAATAGAACGCTTGCCGATTTTATCGGAGTCCCTATGTTGACGCAAGACAGCAAATATTATGACCGTTATACAGATGCAGATTTTCAGAAATGGCTTAAAGTGTTCGTCGATGCCCGGCAGAAGGGGCTGGCAGACCGGGACATGACTACGATGACCAAAGATGACAAGGATGCACGGCTAACGAATGGCAGCTACTTCGCCTATTTTGCTGCGGACCTGAACAGTGAGACGGATACGATGACCGTTTGGGCGAATGAGCACCCTGGCAAGGAGTACATTGCCGTTAACGGGCCAACTTCTACGACAGGCAAGAAAACGGCATTGCCGGGCACTTCCATTGAAGGCTGGACACAAACCTTTATTACCAAGGATGCCAAGGATCCGCAAAAGGCGATGGAGCTCCTGACTTATCTGGTTAGTGAGGAGGGCAACAATGTCATGAACTTTGGCCGTGAGGGCGAAACCTACACCATCAAGGACGGTAATCCTGTCTTGAATCCGGATCTGCTGGAGTTCAAGCAGACTGACCCTGCCGGCTTCGAGAAGAAGGTCGGCTTGACCACTCATCTGTGGCTGCAGGATAGTGCTCTGCTCTCCCGGCAAATG from Paenibacillus sp. JNUCC-31 includes:
- a CDS encoding type 2 periplasmic-binding domain-containing protein, translated to MKKSIILLTLVALAVSLTACGGKKTSENLPDSKIEVAKDTPSWKNDKAKADLDWYINFDWFAQVWGNDVSSKYITADTGVNITYLGGSDDKLNTMMASGDLPDIITMDGSNPFVKEADKFAIPLDVLAEKYDPYFMEKAAKPETLKFFTRDDGHIYGYPNFSNTKSDYEKGGIYANQGFLVRKDMYEQLGKPDMTTPEGFISALEAAQKVGVKDELGKTIIPIGVTPFTGDSSEKNGVFNRTLADFIGVPMLTQDSKYYDRYTDADFQKWLKVFVDARQKGLADRDMTTMTKDDKDARLTNGSYFAYFAADLNSETDTMTVWANEHPGKEYIAVNGPTSTTGKKTALPGTSIEGWTQTFITKDAKDPQKAMELLTYLVSEEGNNVMNFGREGETYTIKDGNPVLNPDLLEFKQTDPAGFEKKVGLTTHLWLQDSALLSRQMGISQFPKALQQAKQWTQDYVVPQFELASLDVYLSKESSRNKEKIDQNWSQTIAKILDAKSESEVDQAMNDFVQYRKDNGYDKLVEERNNQIAANKKKLE